The DNA sequence tgctattatggtcaaatttaacttaaataaggaaataatttgtttatgaaattatcttttaaaatactattacttaaaggaaataataaaatataagcataaagagtttccacatttatcttaataaaaaaacaaaagtctactattcaagtttataggaattacaaaataaaaatcatagctgcaaataggtgtcttgaaattttattacataaacaaaATTTACAAGTAACTATGAGACCTACCCACAGAACTTGCTTCAAAGTTAAAAAGAATGCATGCTTAACTAAGAATTCTTGAATAGAAGAAAATGTGTGCAATACATGCTAAAGCATAAAATCTGATGATtccaaacaaagaaagaaagaaacgaGAATTTTCTAGTATTTGTTTACATCAAACTCAAGAACTTCAAATTGATCTTCCTAGCTGCCCATCAAAATAGAATACTCTAAATCTCTAATCCTAATAAAAGCCCTCTTCTAGCTCCAAAATATCAATCTCATTAAGCACTGAAATTTACACAACCAACCTTCATCCAAAATATCAATCTCATTAAGCACTGAAATTTTTCTTCCTTGCCACAGTAATATAAATGGACAATCTTTGCTGATGATAAAATTTAacagataaataaataagaatcttAAGTTGGGCATTAGAACTACATTTTATCCCCAACTAATTACAAAGAACCAAATCAGAAGAACACATTGTGAAAAAAATAAGTTGAATAGAATGTTATCTAGAAAGCAAATGTCTCATCTGTACTTATGACCGCATTAGTTGGATAAAATCACTGTATGAGTTCTTTTCTTGATTCATACCTTGAtcaaagatgagaatgatgaaaTATGCTCAAATGGGTATTTTTCAGAAACCCATCACGATCAAAGTAAGCAATTACGAAACTTGAGCAGTCAAGAACAGAGATCACCATAaccagaaataaataaaaaatttagcaaacacattttcattttcagacTTCACAAAAATCGCAATATCAGAGCAATAAAATCTCCCAAATCACTGCAATTTACAGATGTCccaaaatccaagcaagaaacgAGAGTGAAATAAGAAACCtatatcaagaaaagaagaaatgctcAAAGCATCAATGGCAACAAACCAGAGCATTGATGAAAAAATCACTGCAATTTACCTCTATTAATTACTTAGAAtataaagatgaaaaaattgATCTTCTCTTCAAGCAACAAACCAGATCATCAATGGCTAAaacccagaaagaaaaaaaaaggcaaatccccacctttttttttttaatttttatttgggaTTGAACAAGATAGCAGGAAGAAAGAgcgacagagagagagagagagagagagagagagcgagattgtgagagagcgagagagagagagagacaatacCTGTTGCAGGAGAACCCTTGAAAGCCCCTTTGAGTCACGATCTTGAGCTTGAAACCAGTTTTATGGTTCTTGTGAGAGACAATACCTGTTGCAGGGAGGCAGAACTACTTttcaaacagagagagagagagagagagagggagagagagggagagagagaacctgttgcagggaagcgtcgaccgagagagagagaacctgttgcagggaagcggcggatttggggatttttgatCGGGAGTTGCAGTAATGGGGTTTGCGGGGTTGTGGAgggtttttattcttttgaggATGCAGAATGATAGAAAAGTAACGTTTTTTTGTATTCTTGTAATATACTCTTAAGTCATTCTGTTTTTTATTGGTTCATTATGAGGGAATACAAAAATGGACCGGAGATGCCAAACACATTTatattctatttgcattcccacATAATAGAAGTGTTGCTGCCGAAAGTCTATATGAGTGATCCTGCACAAACACAAACGGCGGAGGACTAGAGCTTTGCCCAGGGTTAGTACTCcaacgctcaagttagggatcagCCACATAGTTTTTGTTatgggagtaatggtgtgggtcgtAATGCttatctttccctttcttccaaGCCTTCTTAtgtagctcttagggtttacggttttccCTTTCTTAGTAGGAGTCTTCCTTGAGtttacctcctttccttttagagtcctattttgataCGTCCTACCCTTTCgtgggggatattctcttcacgcggttgacgtggtaAAGTCCtggcagcctctatcaggtgggtgacacgtgtccagaTGGGCGACGTGTGTCCTTTCCCTATTAGacagtcaatttggccgtatcaggaaGAACCCCATAAACATTCTCCCAAAGTGTTATCAAACcccattaaaaaattatttcctaATTATCAGCAAATTTCCTGAGCGGCTGAGGCTGCTGAGCCCTCTGTGTCTCTGACCCTCCTTTTTCCTCTCGGTCTTATTGCAGGAGATAACCAACCATGCTTCCTTTCTGGGTTTGAAGAAATCACACTTTGGACTTTGAAATTAAACGGAAATCGCTCGAGGGATTCCAATTTAGTCTGAGGTGAGTTTGAAAGATTGCtttttttatattctttccGTTCGATCTGCAATTActgttatcctttttttttcctgtagtTGAATTATAGATCGCATAGATGAATTTTTGCTCTTTTAAagggaaagattggatttttaatGGGTTTATTGTTTCTCTGAGATCGAAGGTGTCTCTGTTTTCTAAGGTTTTAagcttttttctcttcctcgTGTCCTCCGGGAGGGTAACTCCGATCAGAGAAGAAAACGTTTCTCCTGTGTAAAAAACTGTTGGATTGGGATCTTTTATCTCGATGTGGATAGAATTCAGTTCTTTGGTCTCTGGTTCCTTTGTTAAGTCCCCACTTGATTTAACCGGACCAAACCCAAAATGATTTGGCGATATCAACTCAAGCTGGTCCATTGTCACTCTTAGACCGGCTAATTAGAAGAGTCTTGTCATTGACTCAATTGTGTGGTTTGGTTTCCTTGttaaagggattttcttattgacccCTTAAGCTATCAAATATTTGTTAACTTTATtgttttacccttaaaaaaaaaaaaaaaaaaatcattgaggGCAAATTCTATCATTTCACATATGGAGATGAAAAATGTGCAAAGATAAATACAgtatttttaataataaaataattataaaattattttggaaaaaaaaatttactcttGACTTaaagttttattattattattatgtaaaAAACTCTTAAGAATAAGATAATAGACAATCGAAACATGGTTACAAGTTCTAAATATACCTATTGAGGTGTCATTTAGAGAGTTCACTTTTACACAACACTTTTCTCCTAccctcctctctttttttttttttcttttggggctAACGACATGTATCTAGACCTTCAACCTAACTAGTCTTGTAGGTCTATACTGACCTTATAATCGCATGAATCGGGTCATACTAGGGTTAaataagaatcattcaactttcactgaaagcagtgaaaagcactaaacactgAGTGATCCaaggtgtgcttagtgggagttgaacttaAGACTACCCTCCTCATGATACTTTTATAAAATAATTCTTCGGTTGAATCAAAATTAGTCCcaaaaataagggtattttttttttaaggtaaatatATTGTATAAAGAAAGACGAAAAAATACAATACAAAAAATGGCAAGCACACTCGTTTTTAGACGGACCTAAATGAAGGGAGTTAGGCCTCAAAACTCAAGCAGGTCCTACCAagcttgaaaatataaaaccaatAGATTATATTCGGTAATAAATCTTAAAAACTGCGTCACctataattaaaattttcaatcattttgaAACTCTTTTAGAAGTAAACTAATATCCATACTCATTGTGAACAAAATCATACATTCAATTCAAGTTGAATTTCGTCTTTTTAACTTGTATGTTCTCTTGCAGATGATCAATGTAGCTTGATCATGTCACCAGGAGCTGTTTATGATCTTATTCCCCTCTCCCATGGCCATATTCCGACGACCACAACGCTTTGCCACTGGCAGAGCCCTCCCAaagcttctcttcttcctcatcatcttcattactGCATTGTTCATTAGCATAAACAATGGCAGACAATTGGGTACCTAACTCGCCCTCTATGGGACAAGCCCCCTTCCCCATTCACCCGCCTCCCCCATTACTATGCCGAGAATATCTCATTGCACCAACTCTGCAACCTCCATGGCTGGTCTCTCCGCTCCCAACCTCGCCGCATCTTTGATGCTGTCATCTTTAGTAATGAGCTCGACTTCCTTGAGATCCGGTGGCAAGAATTAATGCCTTACGTATCTCGATTCATCATTCTTGAATCAAAAACCACCTTCACAGGCATCCCTAAACCTCTGTTCTTCGAAGAGAATCGATCCCGTTTTGGATTTGCAGAGGGGAAGATTGTTCATGGTGTATTCCCAGGCCAGATCTTAAAACCAGGCTCCCATGAAAACCCATTTAATCTTGAGTCACAGCAACGTGGATCCATAAATGGGTTGATACATAAATCAGGGATCTCCAATGGAGATCTCCTTATAATGTCAGACACTGATGAGATCCCAAGTGCAAACACTATGAAGCTTCTGCAATGGTGTGAAGAAATCCCTCCAGTAATGCATCTTGAGCTCAGGCATTACTTGTATTCCTTTGAATTCCTTGTGGATTTCAGTAGTTGGAGAGCTACAGCTCATATATATAGTCCCTGGACCTACTATGGCCATTACCGAAGAACTGATCTTATGTTATCTGATGCTGGATGGCATTGTAGCTTTTGTTTCAGATATATTCAAGAATTTGTGTTTAAAATGACTGCATATAGTCATGCAGATCGAGTTCGGCAGCGAGAATTTCTTAATCCAAAGAGAATCCAGAGGATTATATGTAGAGGAGATGATCTGTTTGATATGTTACCAGAAGAATACAGCTTCCAAGAGTTGATTAGGAAGTTGGGTCCAATCCAAAGATCAACTTCAGCTGTTCAACTTCCTGCTTACCTTATAGAAAATGCAGATAGATTCAGATTTCTCCTCCCTGGTGGCTGTTTGCGGCCATCAAATACAGCGAGGAGGAAATTTTAAGCTTAATGCTCGTGATTTATATAGGTCATAAGGCCTCAAAATGTGAGGTATTTGACAGTTAAGTTAGTTATTTACTGTTCCATTGCTCCTTGCTGTCTTTTGGTGCTCATtgcaaattttcaatttttttcactaGGATGTACAACTGGTCTACATCCCCTTAGGCCTTAAAGGAAGGAAGtaaaaaattgagagagagaaagtgaagtGCAAATGTAGTGGTGAAACGAAATTAGTTTAGATTAAGGGTCTTATCATATCATGATGacaataaaaaaacatattttataTCGAATATCCACCGCATGGTAGATCTTGTAGGgttcaaattttgtggacaggttgaccctaaggtccactgtCAATATGTCAATTTTCATTCTAAGCTGATTTTGTTAGGTGGCAAAacaaatcgaaaaaaaaaaaaaaaaaatctgactaCAAGGGGTGCATGGGCATACATGGGTTTTGTCATTACATGAGTGGGTAAATAATTGAAGGGGAAGTGTTTTCAATGGGAGATGTGGCTCTAGTGCGCGCGAAGGCCTGTTAGATCATCCTATAAGTAGGGGCATTTGCTTCATGTGTTATTTCGATGATTCTTAATCTACACAACTAAAACTAGACTCACACCACCTCAATGTTCCAAAACATTCTTGGTGTTTTACCACAAATTACTTTTCAAGCTTTCTTGTgtgctttagagagagagagaagcaggcAACCCAACTTTTACTctgttttcattattttatacaGCAACACTGATGCCCAACCTGCATCACCAGTACATGGGTCCACTCCTCCATCACATATAATAATGTGTGTACCCTTAAAAGATTAAGGACAGCTCCTGATATTTAATAGCTTTTAGTTTATTTATactccaaagttgggttggggaCCCaggaatattttattttatatgtcCAAATTTAAGGGCTTGGTCAAGCAAATATTGAAGGACTTTCTACATGTGTAATCTCATTATATGACATTGGACTTTTGGAGGCAACCAACATTTTTTTAAGAGCTTGGAAAGACAAATGTTGGTGTAATGGGGACATTGAAGAGCTTCAAAATGGGGTTAACCCTAGAGAAGTAGATTGTCTATTAGGATCATTTTTTTCTGAAGctctacatttttcttttttttttaatgattcaAATTCATCTAATTATGGTTATGAATGAATCATAACAGAATTGATGCTTTATTACACTATTTTCTATGAAATGACGTCCCTGCCACCCTGAGTGGATATCCATACTTGCTCTCCTATTGGCACAGGTGCAGGCGTGAAAGCCGCACAATCAGGTACTGTTCTTCAACCAATAGGCACTTGGGTTCGGCACACTTGCCTGTATCCAGCAGCCCCTTTACTTTCCAGTTCCAACAGGCTATGTGGGCTAGGTTGAGAAATGCATCTCTACTTTGGAAATGGAAAGTTTGGGTATTAAGATACCAATGACTTGAAGAGGTTCATGAAGTCATTATATCCCAATTGGCTTGGAACAATAAAAACTAATAACCACATCATTGATCTTTAGATAGAGGAAACCTTGGATTTATAAGGCCCATCATATTCCCTTTTTCTTGGACATTCTTGTAACATAACATGGTAAATGGTTTATTTCCCTATAAGCAATGGATAGGTTGCAAGCTGAAGAGCTTTTCCAGGTAAATTCAATTTACAAGCTCCGTGTGAACCACTACTGAAACGATCAGCAGTGTTTCCATGGCGTGCAGCAATAGTGATGCTATCCATCCTTGCTTATGGTGGCTGGCAACAAACATGTACTTGAGAAACAGAACTCCCCATAGGCATTCTAAGGGTGTCTAGTGGCCTGATCATTCAACAATTCACTGAAATGGAGAGGTCACAGAATTACTGCTGCGAAACAGAGGCAGGTTGGTTGTGTCAAATGCGCTAATCTGCAATTGTTCATTGCATCAGTGGGGATAATGTCTACattaaagaagaaaagcatGGGATAATAAAATGGAACAATAATAGTTATTGAAGCATTAAAACCATGACAAAAACTTCCTAGACAAAAACAATTCATACAACATGAACCCATTGCTATGAATTCAAGGAACTCAAATCATTGAGACCCATTCAAGAGTTCTATATCAATGATTACTCATACTGGATGATCTTGATATCTTAACTGAACCTCAATCTCCTTAGATGATTATAATTATGGCAATGGAAGTCTAGGTAAAGCATCATAGTTTGAGGAGATGAAGGACCATATACTATCAGACTCACAATGGACCATCAACtttaataaaaaggaaatccATTCAATACATGAACTTTGTAAATCCCTTGCTAAGATATTGTTTTTTTCTGATAGAGAATCAAGCTCTTCTGCTGATTAGCTTTATAAATTTCAGCCATGGCCCTTTCGAAGTGTTTCTAGTACAAGCAATCTCCCATTGGTCGCTAGGCTTTAGCAGAGGATGCTTGAGAGTAGACACTATCTCAAACTGGGAGACTTACTTCAATGTCTTGGAGCCTAAGGGTTACAGCTCTCTTGTGGGCTTCCAGTCCTTCAACTTCTGCCATCTTTGCCACATACGGACCAAGTTTCCTCAGCCCTTCCTCTGTTAATGATTGCACTGTCATGTACTTGAGGAAGGAATCGAGACACACCCCACCATACATCCGTGCATACCCATATGTCGGAAGAACATGGTTTGTCCCGCTTGCATAGTCTCCAACACTCTCTGGAGTCCACTGCCCTAAAAACACAGAACCTGCAAAGGCCACTCACAGTTAAATCTCTTCCACGACCACCAAAAATTGAGAAGCAAGTGCAGCCAATGATTCTATAAAACATAGTGATGGTGAAGATGATGTCAACGTAGATAATAAACATGAACAATACAATGCCATCAAAGGGAGACAATGAATCAACATATTTGACATACAAGCTACAGATTTCGAATTACACAGACCATGAGGACCATGATTTCCAAGTGATTAGTCCTTGCCCAAAAATCAACCTCATCTGACGGCCCAAGTTGACTGACACGGATTACTCGGTGATTCTacgaccccttttttttttttttttttttttttttttttttttttggggggggggttttggGGAGGGGCGCGGGGTGTGGTGGGGGGTTTAACTTTCTGCATTGCATGAAATGCACAGACGGTAGGAAATCATGAGAAACAAAAATGGTACTTAAAAAGGATGAAAATAAATGATCTCaccagaaacaaaaaaaaaaataacatcacTGTGACAAAAAGAGAAGTGCAATACCTGAAATGCACTgggaacagaaaaataaaaagaataaagcaCCAAAAAAACTCACCTGCATTCTGGATGAACCCCTCCCACTTTTCTGCGTCTTTAACATTGATGATCAGATGCTCAGGTGCATACAAATTTGAAAAGGAGATAGCCTGAAAAGGATTGGAACTAAAATAATTACTCTGAGATAACAGTAGGACTTTCACTTTGTATCATCAATAGCATATAGAGGAATCTCATATGGAATGGTCCACTCAAGATTTTGAATGTTACAATCCTCCCAGCAGTAGGAGACTTCAAGGGATTATCCTAGAGTTGCTAACAAAGTGGCCTGCAAGGAATTTTAAATTAACTGGGCTGGGATCCAGGAGCCAACAAGCCATAGTTCAGCACAAAGTTTTCTCAGTCAAGAAAGGTTTATTTTCTTCCCCCAAGAGGCCTAAGATCACCAATTCacagaattttcaaaattatcacaagtattttttttttttttgggggggggggNNNNNNNNNNNNNNNNNNNNGGGGTGGGGAGAGAGGATTGCATGAGAAGATTCATAAACCTGTATTAACTGCAGTTCTTCCCGAAATTTGTCAAGAGAAAGGAAttccaagaaaagaaataaaaatctcaaaatatatGCTTTTCATTTTGTTCTGTGTTGATACAAAATCTAGGACCTTTAAGAAAGAGATCAGCTAGGAAGTGCCCACTAACCTCGACCATATCACGGGCAAACACAGTGAAACTGTGGCTTAGTGCTTTTGAAGCAAAGTCTCCCCTGGGAAGGCTCTCACATTGTCTGCTGATTTCCTTCTCAATGGCTCCCACATCCACACCATCACCGGCAATTACAAGAACAACCTGACTATCAGGACCATGCTCTGcctaatgaaagaaaagaataagcGTTAGAAAATTCAGAAACAGGACCAGGaaatttacttctttttttctttcttatttgtttatgtttttctGCTTGGGATGTTAGGGCTCAGAACACATGATTTGACCAATTACCTC is a window from the Macadamia integrifolia cultivar HAES 741 chromosome 5, SCU_Mint_v3, whole genome shotgun sequence genome containing:
- the LOC122078021 gene encoding uncharacterized protein LOC122078021, with translation MNFCSFKGKDWIFNGFIVSLRSKVSLFSKMINHKQWQTIGYLTRPLWDKPPSPFTRLPHYYAENISLHQLCNLHGWSLRSQPRRIFDAVIFSNELDFLEIRWQELMPYVSRFIILESKTTFTGIPKPLFFEENRSRFGFAEGKIVHGVFPGQILKPGSHENPFNLESQQRGSINGLIHKSGISNGDLLIMSDTDEIPSANTMKLLQWCEEIPPVMHLELRHYLYSFEFLVDFSSWRATAHIYSPWTYYGHYRRTDLMLSDAGWHCSFCFRYIQEFVFKMTAYSHADRVRQREFLNPKRIQRIICRGDDLFDMLPEEYSFQELIRKLGPIQRSTSAVQLPAYLIENADRFRFLLPGGCLRPSNTARRKF